TCAGAGAAGTGGAAGAAATCATCAACAGCCCAAGGAAGAGGAGAAGCAGAAGAAGGCTGTTGCTGGCTTGGGATCTCCTTAGCtttctgttggttgttggaagGCTCGGACTGATGATTCTTGTCTGTTTCTTTACTGCAACTACTTGAGCTGAGAGCCACTTTGATCCCAGTGGCTAAGAACCTCTGGTGATTTGCAGATCTAGAGTTAGCCACGTGGATGGATTCATCACAATCTCTACAAAGCAGAGCTCTATCCTCCACACAGAATATAAAAGCTGCCTTCTCCTACAAGTCACAGGGATAGTAACAAACACAATGAGCATACAAATCTTCACCAGTTGCTATAAGATCGATAATTCATAAGAGAGAAGAGATCTATCTATATACTTACTTGGCAGATGTCGCAGCGAGGGAACTTGGTGGAGAGAGAGTTGAGATGGAGGCGTTGGTGCTTGCTCGCGAGTTTGTTAGCTGCGTGAATCTCAACGTCGCATTTAGGACACAGAGCTGCTTCGTCGGCGCAACATATCACCGTGGCTGGAGCATTCTCACACACATCACACTgtattttcatcttcttctctttttttccaCAGACAGTTCTTGATTCTGGGGTTTAATAGATCAAGAAACACTTGAGTGGACAGAGAAAAGTGTTTTGAGGCAGAGGGACAAGTTGGCGAACAACTGTgtggtgatgaagaagagaggagagaagagaagataagagatttttttttaaatgaaactgCGTATCAAAAGGAAACACTATGCTACTTACAGCAAGGTCACTTGGGTCCCACTCTTCTTCTGTGGCTCTCCTTTCTCCTTTTGGTATCTTTCCACTTTCAgatattattactatatttcacacttcttttctttttatttcctAGCAGAGATTTTGAGGAGGGAATATTGCAGCAAGCAAGAAAGATTTGCACTGACTTCTTGAAGAAAGAGGTTTGGTTTCAATCAAATCAGAGTAGACGCAAAGCAAGACTCTCTTCCAGAAGTAGAATGTTATACACGACTTCACGTAATCATGAAAAATGACttttgaatatattaaaatgacGACATtatttacacacaaaaaaaatgacGACATTATTGTGTAACACCAGTCGATGAGATATTTTAAAAGCTTTATCTAACATATGAGAATTTAAGATCAAGAGGGCATATCACATTCTTTTTTATATGTTCTCACATGGTTGGTCACATGAGTTATTGTTGTTGTATATCAATccatattagtaaaaaaaacaatctataCATTTGCAATGTTAAATGATAAGGTTTTAGTTGTAATTAAATCAAAGAAACTAAAAGAATTATCAAGCCAGTTACGGTTTCTTTACATCTTCATCCCTTTGTAAATTACCAAAGGATGTATTGTTCATGTTTGGTGTATCTTGATTAAGCAGATTAGAGAATCCATTCCCAAGCGATTTCCACCAGCTAGACCGCTCATTGCTGGTGCTCGAAGACAGTTCCATAGACACAGCCGAGTCAGTCTGTAGCTCGGAGAATCTCACAGCTCCTAATAGCTTTTCTGGAAGCTCTGCATCCGTCTGGCTCTCGATGAGGAAAGCAAGATCAACGGTCAGCGTCGTAATGTACCCAAACGCGAGGTGAACAATGGCGCTAGCAACCATCGAAGACCCTATATCCACATCAATCTCCACAAAATTCTCTCCCGAAACGTACTTGCAAGAGAGTGCACGTCCAATGACACATATAGCTTGCTCTCCAACAGCTTTTCTCACGATCCAAGGCCCTTTGACGATGTTTGCAATCAGTTTAAGCCTCGACTTCTTAAACCCGTCGTCTCCTTTCAGAAACTGATCCATGAGTGAGCCTTGGAGGATAGGCTCTGTAGAAACGAAGTAAGCCACGGCGCTGTAGTTGTCTTTGTGAGGAAGCTGGAGATTGAAGGCCCAGACAAAAGGCTTAGCAGTAGCATCCTCTGTCTGAAACTGCTCATCGATAGCTTTCCTGATTCGGCTGCTTGGATAGCTTAGGATCTCAGAGAGCTTCGTGGGACCTTTAACCCAGTCGAAACCAAGAGGCTTTAGAAGGAAGTCACCAGCAGGTACTTTGACCTTGTCGGAGAAATAATGTGGTCCTCTAACCATAAATGTGTTGGGAGATGGCGTCGTCCAACTGTTTTTGCAGTCCTTGCTGTCTGGCTTAAGACACGGAACAGCTCCTTCTGATCTGACTCTTTTGATCCATTCCGGCTCAGTTTCAACACCGGAGGAAGCAGCCATGTCTTGTTGGAAACCTACAACACACAAAGCAAAACAACAGCTATGAGTAACATGAAGAGAGGAAACTAATCTCATATCAAGAAATACCAAAGCGTGTCGTATTATGGAATTTAAAGATTTAAACTTTTTGAGTAATCACATCAAATTTAGCACGATCACACATGATTATTAATGTGAGTTACAAGAAACTCTAAACCATTGATGATCTTTAAATAACATGCACGAGAACACAGAGCTATAGAATCAAATATTCAATATTTGATACAACGTATCACCAGAAAACGAAGAAAGGAGAAAAAGTTCACCAACCTTGGTAAAGGAAACAGAACAATCGAAACCCCAGAAAacgaaaaaagagaaaactttTTGAGAGGTTCACGAAGATTCAGCgatgattataaaaaaaaaagggagaatAATTCCAACTTCATAgacaattaattaaaataatctaAGGGAGAAGTAAACAAAACCTTTTCAGCTGATGAAGAGACGGATTCtcccaaaaaccctaattccacaATTTTAAAGATTcttctttgatttttattattttttggttatgaAACGGAAGCTGCGAGCAGATtcttcgaaaaaaaaaagaaatggatAATACTAAGAAAATAcagcaaagtttttttttttatattgattgctatcaaagaaaaatggaaaacttcAATCACGAATTATTCTAATTGAATCAAATTAGTAAtgttaccattttaattacaaaataatgtcattcttttactttatactaaaattaataaagaaagggaaaaaaattgaaaattccagattaattaactttttttaatcaTTACTATGAAAAAAgggaaataattttgaaataaataattttgatttgattattaTGAAAACGTTTCAGAAATAATGCATCTTGGAAGTGTTGAGTTGAAACTTGTAGTTTGTTTCCCCTGTGGCAGGCCATAATGGGTTTGTTGGATTGTGATTATGAAGACCCTCACCCTCAGACATCCTCCATTTTACGTCTTGCCAGCTCTGAATACAGTCAACTGGTTGCCGATACTCTGAACCGCGCCATTCTtggtttgttctttttttttttcctcacaAGAAAATCTGTGGCCTCCTTTGACTTTTACAGATTACGAGTTTTAACTCATTTTTTTTCACATCGTCCAGAACACGCAAAACCGCCCAGGTACACGCCAATGGAAAGGCTGTTACAACAGGTGACAGTTGCGAGACAGTACTTGACCGAGGAGTATGGCAAAGTAATCATAACATCTCTGTATTTACTCATATATCTATTGACTATTGGGAATAGTGCCTGCCTGTGTTAAAACGCTATTTCATGTGTTATATAATAGGATGTGTTTCCTCCATTCTCGTTGAAAGATTGTCTCAAAGGCGAATGATCGCAGGACATACTCCGAAGTTTCCTATGTGAAGGATAATGCTAAACATTGTCATGTAAATACAGAAAGGCTTTTGCTTCTCAATGTCATCTCCCTTGTCTTCAACTCCGGCAAAGATGAATAAAAGGTGACTCATACATGGCTAGAGatggttttggtttttggtgTTGTAGGAGATGAATTTTGTTGAAGACCAGTTCTGTTTGGTTCGGTTCTGTAGCGGAAGATTGTAATCCATGTTCTTGGAAAACTCATTTCTCTTTGTAATGATCGTTTATGTAACACATAACTTGAAGATACTTTGCAGACTTAAGCCACTTAACAAGCTTCAAATCCAAAACCAAGCGAGAGACGATTCAATAACAAACATAACAAAAGCCAAAGAATTTGAATATGGTTAATAAAAAGACTACAGACAAAGGCTTCACTAACAACTTCTAAAGGTGTCTTGTTTTTAACTCTTTTAAGAATGTAATAAATCCCATGAGCCTCTGATCAGGGAGAAAACGCTACAGCTTTGTAACTGGAAAGAGAAAGGAGATTCACCAAACTGGACACTAACACAGTGAACTCTCTTCAGTCTTTTGTGGAGGGAAACTCCAGATCAGGCGATGATGTCGCACTCTCTTTCTGACCCGAAGAAGACATAGGCCTTCTCGGCTCAGCCCCACCGCTTTGTTGTTCCTGCTGTTGAATCCGCTGCtgctgaagctgaagctgatacagttgctgctgctgctgaaaCTGAAACTGCTGTTGCTGTTGTTGTTTCTGTGAATGTATC
Above is a window of Brassica napus cultivar Da-Ae chromosome A10, Da-Ae, whole genome shotgun sequence DNA encoding:
- the LOC106401387 gene encoding B-box zinc finger protein 24-like isoform X2, with product MKIQCDVCENAPATVICCADEAALCPKCDVEIHAANKLASKHQRLHLNSLSTKFPRCDICQEKAAFIFCVEDRALLCRDCDESIHVANSRSANHQRFLATGIKVALSSSSCSKETDKNHQSEPSNNQQKAKEIPSQQQPSSASPLPWAVDDFFHFSDPEFTDKKGQLDLGELEWFSDMGFFSDQINQETLPAAQVPELSVAHLGHVHSYRPMKSNASYKKPRLEIRVDDEDDEEEHFIVPDLG
- the LOC106401387 gene encoding B-box zinc finger protein 24-like isoform X1, coding for MKIQCDVCENAPATVICCADEAALCPKCDVEIHAANKLASKHQRLHLNSLSTKFPRCDICQEKAAFIFCVEDRALLCRDCDESIHVANSRSANHQRFLATGIKVALSSSSCSKETDKNHQSEPSNNQQKAKEIPSQQQPSSASPLPWAVDDFFHFSDPEFTDKQKGQLDLGELEWFSDMGFFSDQINQETLPAAQVPELSVAHLGHVHSYRPMKSNASYKKPRLEIRVDDEDDEEEHFIVPDLG
- the LOC106401386 gene encoding protein ENHANCED DISEASE RESISTANCE 2-like, whose product is MAASSGVETEPEWIKRVRSEGAVPCLKPDSKDCKNSWTTPSPNTFMVRGPHYFSDKVKVPAGDFLLKPLGFDWVKGPTKLSEILSYPSSRIRKAIDEQFQTEDATAKPFVWAFNLQLPHKDNYSAVAYFVSTEPILQGSLMDQFLKGDDGFKKSRLKLIANIVKGPWIVRKAVGEQAICVIGRALSCKYVSGENFVEIDVDIGSSMVASAIVHLAFGYITTLTVDLAFLIESQTDAELPEKLLGAVRFSELQTDSAVSMELSSSTSNERSSWWKSLGNGFSNLLNQDTPNMNNTSFGNLQRDEDVKKP